The proteins below come from a single Acidimicrobiales bacterium genomic window:
- a CDS encoding multifunctional oxoglutarate decarboxylase/oxoglutarate dehydrogenase thiamine pyrophosphate-binding subunit/dihydrolipoyllysine-residue succinyltransferase subunit, whose product MQGEPARERRPAAAFEGALGINAWFVEDMYRAYLADPSSVSESWREFFADYPSHMPGAPPAPARAGYATPGEEAPAPAPAPPAAPPAAVAPLDASRPSATVLRGGAARLVENMERSLAVPTATSVHPVPARLLEANRNLVNQHLARASGGKVSFTHLIAWAIVRALRDVPALNSSFVADADGTGSPGVVRHEHVGLGIAVDLERADGSRTLVVPVLKEADRLDFAAFLHGYEDLVRRARSGRLTVEDFAGATVSITNPGVLGTTQSVPRLMAGQGAIIGIGALGYPPEYAAADPASLAEIGIGKVVTLTSTYDHRIIQGAESGRFLQRVHELLVGADGFYDDVFAALGVGCEPARWARDRHPLTPGQREATQLAKEQEVRALINMYRVRGHLIAHLDPLASGPPPLFSDLDPASYGLTVWDLDRPFHVGGLAGHDVLTLQEILDILRDAYCGTVGVEYMHIQHPEEKRWVQEMVEGVPTSLGPDEQRHILARLNAAEAFERFLHSRYVGQKRFGLEGAESTIPFLDAVLEEAARSGVVEAVLGMAHRGRLNVLANIVGKAYSEIFGEFEGNLDPETVQGSGDVKYHKGAVGKWVGRDGISLPVTLASNPSHLESVDPVVEGMARAKQDRMPAPADFPVLPVLVHGDAAFAGQGVVAETLNLSLLKGYRTGGTIHLVINNQLGFTTPPTEARSSVYATDVAKMVQSPIFHVNGDDPEACVRVARLAVAYRQRFHKDVVVDLVCYRLHGHNEGDDPSYTQPLMYKRIEAHRSVRKLYTETLVKRGDITLEEAEQALADFSARLQQALDETRSAAPPRIDRLPERRRSELPSLSSTPTGVERGTLDRLVERLHAVPDGFTLHPKLARHLAQRVEQYRGGEVDFSLAEALAFGSLLLEGYDVRLTGQDTRRGTFSQRHSVLVDYETGEEYTPLEHLEGLAAGRTGRFTVRDSLLSEYAALGFEYGYSVEARDALVAWEAQFGDFANGAQVIIDNFIVAAEEKWGQLSGLVLLLPHGYEGQGPEHSSARLERFLTLAAGDNITVVQPSTAAQYFHLLRAQVLRSAARPLVVMTPKSLLRARPARSRADELVGGGWREVIDDTGAPAREAPETVRRVVVCSGRIAYDALGRRDALEAEGGAATAVVRVEQLYPFPEAALAAVLGRYARAEEVVWLQDEPANMGARTFVEPRLRRLAPAGATLRSVSRDEAGSPATGSHAIHALELERLLAEAVGALGR is encoded by the coding sequence ATGCAGGGAGAACCCGCCCGGGAGCGCCGTCCGGCCGCGGCCTTCGAGGGCGCGCTCGGGATCAACGCCTGGTTCGTCGAGGACATGTACCGTGCGTACCTCGCCGACCCCTCGTCGGTGAGCGAGAGCTGGCGGGAGTTCTTCGCCGACTACCCGAGCCACATGCCCGGGGCGCCGCCCGCCCCTGCCCGCGCCGGCTACGCCACGCCGGGCGAGGAGGCGCCCGCGCCCGCACCGGCTCCCCCCGCCGCTCCCCCCGCTGCCGTCGCGCCGCTCGACGCCAGCCGGCCGTCCGCGACGGTGCTGCGCGGCGGCGCGGCGCGCCTCGTCGAGAACATGGAGCGCAGCCTCGCGGTCCCGACGGCGACGAGCGTCCACCCGGTGCCGGCGCGCCTGCTCGAGGCGAACCGCAACCTCGTCAACCAGCACCTGGCGCGCGCCTCGGGTGGCAAGGTGAGCTTCACCCACCTCATCGCCTGGGCGATCGTCCGGGCACTTCGCGACGTGCCCGCGCTCAACTCGAGCTTCGTCGCAGACGCCGACGGCACGGGGTCGCCGGGGGTCGTGCGCCACGAGCACGTCGGGCTCGGCATCGCCGTCGACCTCGAGCGCGCCGACGGGTCGCGGACCCTCGTCGTCCCGGTGCTCAAGGAGGCCGACCGGCTCGACTTCGCCGCCTTCCTCCACGGCTACGAGGACCTCGTGCGCCGCGCCCGGTCGGGGCGGCTGACCGTCGAGGACTTCGCCGGGGCGACGGTCTCCATCACGAACCCCGGCGTCCTCGGCACGACCCAGTCCGTGCCGCGCCTCATGGCCGGCCAGGGGGCGATCATCGGCATCGGCGCCCTCGGCTACCCCCCCGAGTACGCCGCGGCCGATCCGGCATCGCTCGCGGAGATCGGGATCGGCAAGGTCGTCACGCTCACCTCCACCTACGACCACCGGATCATCCAGGGGGCGGAGTCGGGGCGCTTCCTCCAGCGCGTCCACGAGCTGCTCGTCGGCGCCGATGGCTTCTACGACGACGTGTTCGCCGCGCTCGGCGTCGGCTGCGAGCCGGCGCGCTGGGCGCGCGACCGGCACCCGCTCACGCCGGGGCAGCGCGAGGCCACCCAGCTCGCCAAGGAGCAGGAGGTGCGCGCCCTCATCAACATGTACCGGGTGCGCGGCCACCTCATCGCCCACCTCGACCCGCTCGCGAGCGGCCCGCCGCCGCTGTTCAGCGACCTCGACCCGGCGAGCTACGGCCTCACCGTCTGGGACCTCGACCGCCCGTTCCACGTCGGCGGCCTCGCCGGCCACGACGTCCTCACCCTCCAGGAGATCCTCGACATCCTGCGCGACGCGTACTGCGGGACCGTCGGGGTGGAGTACATGCACATCCAGCACCCCGAGGAGAAGCGCTGGGTGCAGGAGATGGTCGAGGGGGTCCCGACCTCCCTCGGGCCCGACGAGCAGCGGCACATCCTCGCCCGCCTGAACGCCGCCGAGGCCTTCGAGCGCTTCCTGCACTCTCGCTACGTCGGACAGAAGCGCTTCGGCCTCGAGGGCGCCGAGTCGACGATCCCGTTCCTCGACGCCGTCCTCGAGGAGGCCGCCCGCTCCGGCGTCGTCGAGGCCGTCCTCGGCATGGCGCACCGCGGCCGGCTGAACGTGCTCGCCAACATCGTCGGGAAGGCCTACAGCGAGATCTTCGGCGAGTTCGAGGGCAACCTCGACCCCGAGACGGTCCAGGGGTCGGGGGACGTGAAGTACCACAAGGGCGCGGTCGGCAAGTGGGTGGGGCGGGACGGCATCTCGCTCCCGGTCACCCTCGCCTCCAACCCCTCGCACCTCGAGTCCGTCGACCCCGTCGTCGAGGGGATGGCTCGCGCCAAGCAGGACCGGATGCCCGCCCCCGCCGACTTCCCGGTGCTCCCCGTGCTCGTGCACGGCGACGCCGCGTTCGCCGGGCAGGGGGTCGTCGCCGAGACGCTCAACCTCTCGCTCCTCAAGGGCTACCGGACGGGCGGGACGATCCACCTCGTCATCAACAACCAGCTCGGCTTCACGACGCCGCCGACCGAGGCGCGCTCGTCGGTGTACGCGACCGACGTCGCGAAGATGGTCCAGTCGCCGATCTTCCACGTCAACGGCGACGACCCCGAGGCCTGCGTGCGCGTCGCCCGCCTCGCCGTCGCCTACCGCCAGCGCTTCCACAAGGACGTGGTCGTCGACCTCGTCTGCTACCGCCTGCACGGCCACAACGAGGGGGACGACCCGAGCTACACCCAGCCGCTCATGTACAAGCGGATCGAGGCGCACCGCTCGGTTCGCAAGCTCTACACCGAGACGCTCGTGAAGCGGGGCGACATCACCCTCGAGGAGGCCGAGCAGGCGCTCGCCGACTTCTCCGCGCGCCTCCAGCAGGCGCTCGACGAGACCCGGTCGGCCGCCCCGCCGCGCATCGACCGTCTGCCCGAGCGCCGACGCAGCGAGCTCCCGAGCCTCTCCTCGACGCCGACCGGCGTCGAGCGTGGGACGCTCGACCGCCTCGTCGAGCGGCTGCACGCCGTGCCGGACGGGTTCACGCTGCACCCCAAGCTCGCTCGGCACCTCGCCCAGCGCGTCGAGCAGTACCGAGGCGGCGAGGTCGACTTCAGCCTCGCGGAGGCGCTCGCCTTCGGCTCGCTCCTGCTCGAGGGCTACGACGTCCGCCTGACGGGCCAGGACACCCGGCGGGGCACCTTCTCGCAGCGGCACTCGGTGCTCGTCGACTACGAGACGGGCGAGGAGTACACGCCGCTCGAGCACCTCGAGGGGCTCGCGGCCGGGCGAACCGGGCGCTTCACGGTGCGCGACTCGCTCCTGTCCGAGTACGCCGCGCTCGGCTTCGAGTACGGCTACTCGGTCGAGGCTCGCGACGCGCTCGTCGCCTGGGAGGCCCAGTTCGGCGACTTCGCGAACGGGGCGCAGGTCATCATCGACAACTTCATCGTCGCCGCCGAGGAGAAGTGGGGCCAGCTCTCGGGCCTCGTCCTGCTCCTCCCGCACGGCTACGAGGGCCAGGGGCCGGAGCACTCCTCGGCGCGCCTCGAGCGCTTCCTCACCCTGGCGGCGGGCGACAACATCACGGTGGTCCAGCCCAGCACCGCCGCGCAGTACTTCCACCTGCTGCGCGCCCAGGTCCTGCGCAGCGCCGCCCGTCCGCTCGTCGTCATGACGCCGAAGTCCCTGCTGCGGGCGCGACCGGCGCGCTCGCGAGCCGACGAGCTCGTCGGAGGTGGCTGGCGCGAGGTGATCGACGACACCGGCGCGCCGGCGCGCGAGGCGCCCGAGACGGTGCGACGGGTCGTCGTGTGCAGCGGACGCATCGCCTACGACGCGCTCGGCCGCCGGGACGCGCTCGAGGCCGAGGGCGGCGCCGCGACCGCCGTCGTGCGCGTCGAGCAGCTCTACCCCTTCCCCGAGGCGGCGCTCGCCGCGGTGCTCGGCCGCTACGCGCGAGCCGAGGAGGTCGTCTGGCTGCAGGACGAGCCCGCCAACATGGGCGCGCGCACCTTCGTCGAGCCGCGGCTGCGCCGGCTCGCGCCCGCGGGTGCGACGCTGCGCTCGGTGAGCCGGGACGAGGCGGGCAGCCCGGCGACGGGAAGCCACGCCATCCACGCCCTCGAGCTCGAGCGCCTGCTCGCCGAGGCGGTCGGCGCGCTCGGGCGCTGA
- the fabZ gene encoding 3-hydroxyacyl-ACP dehydratase FabZ — protein sequence MSAGGSARPPAPAELVPHRPPFLLLTEIVSLAPGETGRGRWRLRGDEDFFAGHFPGRPTLPGVLMVEALAQLGAAVVLADDRFSGHLPLFGGIDRARFRRQVLPGDVLDLEVRLARLSTRAGRGHGVATVDGELACEADLLFVLVPA from the coding sequence GTGAGCGCCGGCGGTTCGGCTCGACCGCCGGCGCCAGCCGAGCTCGTCCCCCACCGGCCGCCGTTCCTCCTCCTCACGGAGATCGTGTCGCTCGCGCCAGGTGAGACCGGGCGGGGGCGGTGGCGGCTTCGCGGCGACGAGGACTTCTTCGCCGGCCACTTCCCGGGACGCCCGACCCTGCCGGGGGTGCTCATGGTGGAGGCGCTGGCGCAGCTCGGGGCGGCGGTGGTCCTCGCGGACGACCGGTTCTCCGGGCACCTGCCCCTCTTCGGCGGCATCGACCGGGCCCGGTTCCGCCGTCAGGTCCTCCCGGGCGACGTCCTCGACCTCGAGGTGCGTCTCGCCCGCCTCTCGACGCGAGCGGGGAGGGGGCACGGCGTCGCGACGGTCGACGGCGAGCTCGCCTGCGAGGCAGACCTGCTCTTCGTCCTGGTACCGGCGTGA
- a CDS encoding exodeoxyribonuclease III produces the protein MTRLRLATWNVNSLRARVQRVEEWLRRSEPDVVCLQETKCADDAFPAEAFAALGYAAAHHGNGPWNGVAILSRVGLAGVRAGFLDEAPGEVDECRILSATCGSIRVVSVYVPNGRAVGSPQYAAKLAWLRRLRAELDATARPDELLALCGDFNVAPEDRDVFDISRFEGMTHVTGPERAALAEVLGWGLEDVTRAFHPDEVGPFSWWDYRGGAFHKGEGMRIDLALCSRPLAARAVGAFVDREARKKGSKAITQPSDHAPVVVDFDLA, from the coding sequence GTGACGCGACTGCGGCTGGCGACCTGGAACGTCAACTCCCTGCGCGCGCGCGTCCAGCGCGTCGAGGAGTGGCTGCGCCGCAGCGAGCCCGACGTCGTGTGCCTGCAGGAGACCAAGTGCGCCGACGACGCCTTCCCGGCCGAGGCCTTCGCGGCTCTCGGCTACGCGGCCGCGCACCACGGCAACGGGCCCTGGAACGGCGTCGCGATCCTCTCGCGCGTCGGCCTCGCCGGGGTGCGCGCCGGCTTCCTCGACGAGGCCCCCGGCGAGGTCGACGAGTGCCGCATCCTGTCGGCGACCTGCGGCTCGATCCGCGTCGTCAGCGTGTACGTGCCGAACGGCCGCGCCGTCGGCTCGCCGCAGTACGCCGCCAAGCTCGCCTGGCTCAGGCGGCTGCGCGCCGAGCTCGACGCGACAGCTCGGCCGGACGAGCTGCTGGCGCTCTGCGGCGACTTCAACGTCGCGCCGGAGGACCGGGACGTCTTCGACATCAGTCGGTTCGAGGGCATGACGCACGTCACCGGCCCGGAGCGTGCGGCGCTCGCCGAGGTGCTCGGCTGGGGCCTCGAGGACGTGACCCGCGCGTTCCATCCGGACGAGGTGGGCCCCTTCTCCTGGTGGGACTACCGCGGCGGCGCCTTCCACAAGGGAGAGGGGATGCGCATCGACCTCGCGCTGTGCTCCCGGCCGCTCGCGGCGCGGGCGGTGGGAGCCTTCGTCGATCGCGAGGCGCGCAAGAAGGGCTCGAAGGCCATCACCCAGCCGTCGGACCACGCGCCGGTCGTCGTCGACTTCGACCTCGCCTAG
- a CDS encoding 4a-hydroxytetrahydrobiopterin dehydratase, with product MQLLGDDAIAAALTSLRWERDGAELVKVVRRDDFASALAFVNEVGRLAEQAGHHPDIEIRWNTVTLRLSTHSLGGITDADLSLARSIDALG from the coding sequence GTGCAGCTGCTCGGCGACGACGCCATCGCCGCCGCGCTCACCTCCCTGCGCTGGGAGCGCGACGGGGCAGAGCTCGTGAAGGTGGTGCGCCGCGACGACTTCGCGTCGGCCCTCGCCTTCGTGAACGAGGTCGGCCGGCTCGCCGAGCAGGCCGGACACCACCCCGACATCGAGATCCGCTGGAACACCGTGACGCTGCGGCTGTCGACGCACTCGCTCGGCGGCATCACCGACGCGGACCTCTCGCTCGCCCGTTCGATCGACGCGCTCGGCTGA
- a CDS encoding DUF6687 family protein, which produces MPPSGLPYVPVDALAGRAHVVVDGAPRPGSVLVLSHWPSTPAPAGLRRDLSAEMAFAWLARHPRWPASAAAVTTDHLDEDGLAALLALVDPPVALARRRALVALARAGDFGVVADAAAARLVFAVRAVMGRDAPSGAPGWRGEEVGARYEELLGRLPELIDHPERFARLGAAEEARYRASVACLEVGEATIEEEPCLGLAVVRVGRAVADLGERLGERASLPLHPAALHSATAMARVALVHGDRFVYYDRYETWVAYTSRRLPRRRDLEPLAGRLNEAEGAPVWEADPPGALVPVLAHAPGRSSRLPPERVLELVRRYLASAPAAWDPFLSVPALGRR; this is translated from the coding sequence ATGCCCCCGTCCGGCCTCCCCTACGTCCCGGTCGACGCGCTCGCCGGCCGGGCCCACGTGGTCGTCGACGGCGCGCCACGCCCCGGCTCGGTCCTCGTCCTCTCGCACTGGCCGTCGACCCCGGCGCCCGCCGGCCTGCGCCGGGACCTCTCGGCGGAGATGGCCTTCGCCTGGCTCGCTCGCCACCCCCGGTGGCCCGCCTCGGCGGCCGCGGTGACGACGGACCACCTCGACGAGGACGGCCTCGCGGCGCTGCTCGCGCTCGTCGACCCCCCGGTCGCCCTCGCGCGCCGGCGCGCGCTCGTCGCGCTCGCCCGGGCGGGCGACTTCGGCGTCGTGGCCGACGCCGCAGCGGCGCGGCTGGTCTTCGCGGTCCGGGCCGTGATGGGCCGCGACGCGCCGTCCGGCGCACCGGGGTGGCGCGGCGAGGAGGTCGGCGCTCGCTACGAGGAGCTGCTCGGGCGGCTCCCCGAGCTCATCGACCACCCCGAGCGCTTCGCGCGCCTCGGTGCGGCGGAGGAGGCCCGCTACCGCGCGAGCGTGGCGTGCCTCGAGGTCGGCGAGGCCACGATCGAGGAGGAGCCGTGCCTCGGCCTCGCCGTCGTTCGGGTCGGGCGCGCCGTCGCCGACCTCGGCGAGCGCCTCGGCGAGCGGGCGAGCCTCCCGCTGCACCCCGCCGCCCTCCACTCGGCGACCGCCATGGCCCGCGTCGCCCTCGTGCACGGCGACCGCTTCGTCTACTACGACCGCTACGAGACCTGGGTCGCCTACACGAGCCGGCGCCTGCCTCGCCGCCGCGACCTCGAGCCGCTCGCCGGGCGTCTCAACGAGGCCGAGGGCGCGCCGGTGTGGGAGGCCGACCCGCCCGGCGCGCTCGTGCCGGTCCTGGCCCACGCGCCGGGCCGGTCGAGCCGCCTCCCGCCCGAGCGCGTCCTCGAGCTGGTGCGGCGCTACCTCGCCAGCGCGCCGGCGGCCTGGGACCCCTTCCTCTCCGTCCCGGCGCTCGGTCGTCGGTGA
- the htpX gene encoding zinc metalloprotease HtpX: MTRTRYPADRGLTARMMTTVFLLGLLYAAFVTALVVAHVALGVILVVALGILAVQYFFSDKIALYAMGGRIVEREQAPGLHAVVDRLVALADMPRPLVAVADSDIPNAFATGRDQRHAVVCVTTGLLRRLSEPELEAVLAHELSHVAHRDVAVMTVASFLGILAGLATRLFYWTGLFGGFEDNRNGGQLAIVELGMMLVSAIVYAISFVLIRTLSRYRELAADRSGALLIGQPALLASALVKVSGEMSRIPTRDLRAAQHFNAFYFAPAIAGGASVSTLFATHPPLQKRLEQLARLEAQMRRSVA, encoded by the coding sequence ATGACCCGCACCCGCTACCCGGCCGACCGGGGCCTGACGGCGCGCATGATGACGACCGTCTTCCTGCTCGGCCTGCTCTACGCGGCCTTCGTCACCGCGCTCGTCGTCGCCCACGTCGCGCTCGGCGTGATCCTCGTCGTCGCGCTCGGCATCCTCGCCGTCCAGTACTTCTTCTCCGACAAGATCGCCCTGTACGCGATGGGCGGCCGGATCGTCGAGCGCGAGCAGGCTCCCGGCCTGCACGCCGTCGTCGACCGCCTCGTGGCGCTGGCGGACATGCCGCGGCCGCTCGTCGCCGTCGCCGACAGCGACATCCCGAACGCCTTCGCGACCGGGCGCGACCAGCGGCACGCGGTCGTGTGCGTCACGACGGGCCTGCTGCGCAGGCTCAGCGAGCCCGAGCTCGAGGCGGTGCTCGCGCACGAGCTGTCCCACGTGGCGCACCGGGACGTGGCGGTGATGACGGTCGCGAGCTTCCTCGGCATCCTCGCCGGCCTCGCGACCCGCCTCTTCTACTGGACCGGTCTGTTCGGGGGCTTCGAGGACAACCGCAACGGCGGTCAGCTCGCCATCGTCGAGCTCGGCATGATGCTCGTCTCCGCCATCGTCTACGCCATCAGCTTCGTCCTCATCCGCACGCTCTCGCGCTATCGCGAGCTCGCCGCCGACCGGTCCGGCGCCCTGCTCATCGGCCAGCCCGCGCTCCTCGCCTCGGCGCTCGTCAAGGTGAGCGGCGAGATGTCCCGCATTCCGACGAGGGACCTGCGCGCGGCGCAGCACTTCAACGCCTTCTACTTCGCGCCGGCCATCGCCGGCGGCGCGAGCGTGTCGACGCTCTTCGCGACCCACCCGCCGCTGCAGAAGCGCCTCGAGCAGCTGGCGCGCCTCGAGGCCCAGATGCGGCGCAGCGTCGCCTAG
- a CDS encoding PspA/IM30 family protein, whose protein sequence is MSVLKRLTGIVQAKANKALDRIEDPRETLDLSYEKQLEQLQQVRKGVADVATARKRIELQAQQLQQAAAKLQDQARQALGQNREDLARELLARRAALGSQLESLKGQHDQLVAQQERLVATTQALQARVEAFRTQKETLKASYTAAQAQTKIGEAVAGISESMSDTGLAMERAQDKIAQMQARASAVDELLASGALTDLSGSSDPIQAELDKAQQSGQVELELAQLKSQLGTATPTAAIAAPASGEAGAEAEGPVDGETVEEEAPKDLFTLGDGGGS, encoded by the coding sequence ATGAGCGTGTTGAAGCGCCTGACCGGCATCGTGCAGGCAAAGGCGAACAAGGCCCTCGACCGCATCGAGGACCCCCGCGAGACGCTCGACCTCTCCTACGAGAAGCAGCTCGAGCAGCTGCAGCAGGTGCGCAAGGGGGTGGCCGACGTCGCGACGGCGCGAAAGCGCATCGAGCTGCAGGCCCAGCAGCTCCAGCAGGCGGCCGCCAAGCTGCAGGACCAGGCCCGCCAGGCACTCGGGCAGAACCGCGAGGACCTCGCGCGCGAGCTGCTCGCCCGGCGCGCCGCCCTCGGCAGCCAGCTCGAGTCCCTGAAGGGCCAGCACGACCAGCTCGTCGCCCAGCAGGAGCGGCTCGTGGCCACGACCCAGGCGCTCCAGGCGCGCGTCGAGGCCTTCCGCACCCAGAAGGAGACGCTCAAGGCCTCCTACACCGCCGCGCAGGCGCAGACGAAGATCGGCGAGGCGGTCGCCGGGATCTCCGAGTCGATGAGCGACACGGGCCTCGCCATGGAGCGGGCCCAGGACAAGATCGCGCAGATGCAGGCGCGCGCCTCGGCGGTGGACGAGCTCCTCGCCTCCGGCGCGCTCACCGACCTGAGCGGGAGCAGCGACCCCATCCAGGCCGAGCTGGACAAGGCCCAGCAGAGCGGCCAGGTCGAGCTCGAGCTCGCGCAGCTGAAGAGCCAGCTCGGGACGGCGACCCCGACGGCGGCGATCGCCGCGCCGGCAAGCGGGGAGGCCGGCGCGGAGGCCGAGGGGCCCGTCGACGGCGAGACGGTCGAGGAGGAGGCGCCGAAGGACCTCTTCACGCTCGGCGACGGAGGTGGGTCGTGA
- the mca gene encoding mycothiol conjugate amidase Mca codes for MAADLCLLCVHAHPDDEASKGAPTVARYHAEGVRTVLVTCTGGEEGDVLNPALDTPEVRADLAAVRRRELEAAASVIGYDEVVLLGYRDSGMPGSPANADPRSFAQVPLEEAVGRLVAVIRRVRPQVIVTYGDDQRVYPHPDHLRVHEVSVAAFDAAGDPGAFPEAGPPFRPSKLYYSATLREQFIARHEKFLELGLASPYEDRLARFAAWDPPAPTARVDVAGYAHVRRAALLAHATQIDPSSPHWFGLPEEVDEAIHTVDGYVLARNLLGPIGPEDDLFAGLRERAAAPR; via the coding sequence GTGGCCGCGGACCTGTGCCTGCTGTGCGTCCACGCGCACCCCGACGACGAGGCGTCGAAGGGCGCGCCGACCGTCGCCCGCTACCACGCCGAGGGCGTGCGCACCGTCCTCGTCACCTGTACCGGCGGCGAGGAGGGGGACGTCCTGAACCCGGCGCTCGACACGCCCGAGGTGCGGGCCGATCTCGCCGCCGTCCGCCGGCGCGAGCTCGAGGCGGCGGCGTCGGTGATCGGCTACGACGAGGTCGTCCTCCTCGGCTACCGGGACTCGGGCATGCCCGGCTCGCCGGCGAACGCCGACCCGCGCAGCTTCGCCCAGGTGCCGCTCGAGGAGGCGGTCGGGCGCCTCGTCGCCGTGATCCGTCGTGTCCGGCCGCAGGTCATCGTGACCTACGGGGACGACCAGCGCGTCTACCCCCACCCGGACCACCTGCGCGTCCACGAGGTGTCGGTCGCCGCCTTCGACGCGGCTGGGGACCCCGGCGCGTTCCCGGAGGCGGGCCCGCCGTTCCGGCCGAGCAAGCTCTACTACTCGGCGACGCTCCGGGAGCAGTTCATCGCACGTCACGAGAAGTTCCTCGAGCTTGGGCTCGCCTCCCCCTACGAGGACCGCCTCGCGCGCTTCGCCGCGTGGGACCCGCCGGCGCCCACGGCGCGCGTCGACGTCGCCGGCTACGCGCACGTGCGGCGGGCCGCCCTCCTCGCGCACGCCACGCAGATCGACCCGTCGTCGCCCCACTGGTTCGGCCTGCCCGAGGAGGTCGACGAGGCCATCCACACCGTCGATGGGTACGTGCTCGCCCGCAACCTCCTCGGGCCGATCGGTCCAGAGGACGACCTGTTCGCCGGCCTGCGGGAGCGGGCCGCGGCGCCGAGGTGA
- a CDS encoding SCP2 sterol-binding domain-containing protein, producing MAKWLTQEWLDESTELAKDQPVRPGASARLQYRIVDGPDGDVSYYWIVVDGRLVENRLGELADAEVTLTESYEDAKAMQQGLLDANTAFMQGKIKVTGDVAKLMSLLPITMSPEFQAFQQAVLAITEF from the coding sequence ATGGCGAAGTGGCTGACGCAGGAGTGGCTCGACGAGAGCACGGAGCTGGCGAAGGACCAGCCGGTGCGTCCCGGCGCGAGCGCGCGGCTCCAGTACCGCATCGTCGACGGCCCGGACGGCGACGTCTCCTACTACTGGATCGTCGTCGACGGCAGGCTCGTGGAGAACCGCCTCGGCGAGCTCGCGGACGCAGAGGTCACCCTCACGGAGTCCTACGAGGACGCGAAGGCGATGCAGCAGGGCCTCCTCGACGCCAACACCGCGTTCATGCAGGGCAAGATCAAGGTGACGGGCGACGTGGCCAAGCTCATGTCGCTCCTGCCGATCACGATGTCGCCGGAGTTCCAGGCCTTCCAGCAGGCCGTCCTCGCGATCACGGAGTTCTGA
- a CDS encoding response regulator transcription factor yields the protein MPGRRPGGDERRGPQARGHRSGVVEVAEAQAGGRMPDFGARRITTYVAADDPISKAGLSSQLRTNPELVVVEDVERAIVAVVAADLVDDDVARTIRALLRGGCRHAVLVASSVDDRGVLKAVEAGAGAILRRGEASPDRLANVIIAVTEGQGTLPPDLLGSLLSQVGKLQRNVLQPRGLLFNGFTEREIEVLRLIADGYDTSEVADKLAYSERTVKNVIHDVTSRFNLRNRCHAVAYAVRAGVI from the coding sequence ATGCCCGGCCGACGGCCGGGGGGCGACGAGCGACGGGGCCCGCAGGCGCGCGGCCATCGAAGCGGGGTGGTCGAGGTGGCAGAGGCGCAGGCTGGCGGGCGGATGCCAGACTTCGGTGCTCGCCGCATCACGACGTACGTGGCAGCGGACGACCCCATCTCCAAGGCGGGTCTGTCGAGCCAGCTGCGGACGAACCCGGAGCTCGTCGTCGTGGAGGACGTGGAGCGCGCGATCGTCGCCGTGGTCGCCGCCGACCTCGTCGACGACGACGTCGCGCGCACGATCCGGGCCCTGCTGCGGGGCGGCTGCCGGCACGCCGTCCTCGTCGCCTCGAGCGTCGACGACCGGGGGGTCCTGAAGGCCGTCGAGGCCGGAGCGGGCGCGATCCTCCGCCGGGGCGAGGCATCCCCCGATCGGCTGGCCAACGTCATCATCGCGGTGACCGAGGGCCAGGGCACGCTGCCCCCGGACCTCCTCGGCTCCCTCCTCAGCCAGGTCGGCAAGCTCCAGCGCAACGTGCTGCAGCCGCGCGGGCTGCTGTTCAACGGCTTCACCGAGCGCGAGATCGAGGTGCTGCGCCTCATCGCCGACGGCTACGACACGAGCGAGGTCGCCGACAAGCTCGCCTACTCCGAGCGCACGGTGAAGAACGTGATCCACGACGTGACCTCCCGCTTCAACCTCCGCAACCGCTGCCACGCCGTGGCCTACGCGGTGCGCGCCGGCGTGATCTGA